The Mucilaginibacter sp. PAMB04168 genome contains the following window.
GAGCTTAACGCTCAAATCTATCCCGGTGGGTATAACTTACGCCATATGGTCGGGGGTGGGTATTGTGTTAATTTCCATAAGTGGTTATTTCCTGTTTAAGCAAAAGCTTGATGTGCCTGCTATGTTAGGTATGGCGCTTATTGTGGCGGGCGTGCTCGTCATTAACCTGTTCTCCAAATCAACAGCAGCCTAAGCCTACAAAGGCACAATTACCTTAAAGCTCATATTACGGCCTATATTATAAATACCCCTATACCCATTTTGCGATGCCTGGTAATACTCAAAGTATTTTAGCCGGTTTAAGTTAGATTGGTAGGCTTTATCCAAAACGTTGTCTACCTGCAAAAAAACGTCTAACAGCGTTCGGCCGCTTTTATTTTTGATACCTGTACCGCAGCCAATATTCCATAGTGTATAACCCGGGGTAGCAGTCTCCGTATCATCAAGCGCATAAAAATGGTTCTGGGCGGCATAAGCATCGGCCTCTAACTTTACATAAGGCTTTTGAAAGATTTTAGATGTTTTTTGAAAGTTGATGCGAAATTCTGACCGTGCATGTAATGGCGGTATAAAAGGCAGGTATTTAGCTGCATTACCCACGCGGGCCAGTAATTCAGTATTTTTATTAAGCCCCTCTACGTAAGCCAGGCTATTGTTCCAGCACAGCCATTTTAATTTTTCCGGATGCAGATTTAGCGTCAACTCTGCCCCATATAATCTGGCCTCCGACTGCTGGTATTGGTAGGTGCTGTTGCCGGGCACTATCACCACGGGCTCACCGTTAGCATCATTTAACCGGGCCTGGTAAATGTAGTTGTAAATGTTGTTGTTAAATAGTTCAGCGCTTAAGTCAATGTCTTTCAGGTAAGCAATTACACCAATATCCTGCTGTACGTTAAATTCGGGCTTAAAAGTACGGTTACCCAGATAAACAATGTGTGCACCCGGATCAAGGCCGTTAGAGCCAATTTCGGTTATGCTAGGTGCCCGGTACCCGCGTGCAATATTAGCTTTTAGTAATAGGCGCTCGCTTACGTTGTAAGTTAAGCCTAAACTACCCGAAAGTCCGGTATAGCGTTTGTTAAAAGCAGGAAATTGCAGGTAAGTACCAATAGTGTCGGCCCCGCTCACCCGCTTCTGAAAGCCATTTTGCGGGTTGTTGGTTACAAAAAAATTCTCCCATTTAATGCTGCGGTTATCATAACGTATACCGCCGCTTATATCTATACGGCCAAAGGTTTTCTTGGCAAAGAGGAAAGTGCCTATATCGAAAAGATTATAGTCTGGAATGGGAAAGTCGGTAGCGTTTTTACTGCGATTAGTTTGATACATGCCATTCACACCTGCCGATGTTTCTATACCAGCCAATTGCGGCAAGTTGTATTTAACATCGTAATTTAAGGTATTTAAAACTACGTACAATCCGGCTTGCTGCGGCTGTGTAGGGTGATTGTACTCCCGCCTAACACTCTGCTGACCGCCCACTAACAAATTGATATTGCCCTCGCCCAACTTAAACTGGCTGCTGCTGTAAAGCCTGTAATGCTGAATATGCTGGTAAAGCGGATTCAGCCGGAAGGTCTTCAGTTCATGATCGGGTACAATGGGGCGGTTTTTAATATCATCGGCGTTGTCCAGAACTTGCCTGGTAAAACGTCGTGTGAGGGAATCCCTGCTGCCATCGGGAATTTCCTGTTTATTGTTAAACAACGTAGCAGCCATTTGGGTATATCCCCAGTTCTTGTCCACCCTTGCCATGGCCGATAAATTAAGTTCCCGGTAGGCTGTGCCGTACACCCGGCCATCAATATTGTTGGTGTAATTATGAGCCCATTTGCCGGTTCCGCGTATGGTATAACGCCAATCGTTGTGTTTGTATGCCAAGCCTAATGATGTACCTATCAGGCCATTGTTGGTATGGTAATCTACCGTGTAATCGCCTTTTAAGGCGTTGTTGTTAAAGTTGGGCAGGTAAGGGATCATGTTAATTACCCCTGCCAAAGCATCAGAGCCATAAGATAAACTGGCCGGGCCCTTTACCACCTCGGCTCTGGCAATGCCGTACTGGTCAATCTCAATGCCGTGTTCATCACCCCATTGCTGACCTTCCTGCCGTATACCATCATACAAAGTAAGTACGCGGTTATACCCTAACCCACGAATAAAGGGTTTGGATACGTTTGGCCCTGTGGTTACCGCACTTACGCCCGGCACACCTTTAATTACGGCATCAATAATATTATTATTTACATGCCTGTCCATGTCTTTTTTGCTCATCACGGCAACAGGTACTGGGTTTTTGCGCACCTCGGTAGCTCGGCTAACGCCGGTTACAATAACATCACTCAACCTCGATTCGCTTTTGATAAGGGCCACATTTAATAGTACAACAGCATTAGATTTAACCTCTGTTACAAGCTGCTGCTTTTGGTAACCTACCGATGAAAATATAACCGTGTAA
Protein-coding sequences here:
- a CDS encoding SMR family transporter is translated as MKYIYLLIAILSEVTATSALKASEQFTRLWPSVIVVVGYASAFYFMSLTLKSIPVGITYAIWSGVGIVLISISGYFLFKQKLDVPAMLGMALIVAGVLVINLFSKSTAA
- a CDS encoding TonB-dependent receptor translates to MPKSIILFILFITKSSSVLAQNGTIKGQVTAATDGPLSHASVSILNKSTGTRTGINGQYELRNIPPGTYTVIFSSVGYQKQQLVTEVKSNAVVLLNVALIKSESRLSDVIVTGVSRATEVRKNPVPVAVMSKKDMDRHVNNNIIDAVIKGVPGVSAVTTGPNVSKPFIRGLGYNRVLTLYDGIRQEGQQWGDEHGIEIDQYGIARAEVVKGPASLSYGSDALAGVINMIPYLPNFNNNALKGDYTVDYHTNNGLIGTSLGLAYKHNDWRYTIRGTGKWAHNYTNNIDGRVYGTAYRELNLSAMARVDKNWGYTQMAATLFNNKQEIPDGSRDSLTRRFTRQVLDNADDIKNRPIVPDHELKTFRLNPLYQHIQHYRLYSSSQFKLGEGNINLLVGGQQSVRREYNHPTQPQQAGLYVVLNTLNYDVKYNLPQLAGIETSAGVNGMYQTNRSKNATDFPIPDYNLFDIGTFLFAKKTFGRIDISGGIRYDNRSIKWENFFVTNNPQNGFQKRVSGADTIGTYLQFPAFNKRYTGLSGSLGLTYNVSERLLLKANIARGYRAPSITEIGSNGLDPGAHIVYLGNRTFKPEFNVQQDIGVIAYLKDIDLSAELFNNNIYNYIYQARLNDANGEPVVIVPGNSTYQYQQSEARLYGAELTLNLHPEKLKWLCWNNSLAYVEGLNKNTELLARVGNAAKYLPFIPPLHARSEFRINFQKTSKIFQKPYVKLEADAYAAQNHFYALDDTETATPGYTLWNIGCGTGIKNKSGRTLLDVFLQVDNVLDKAYQSNLNRLKYFEYYQASQNGYRGIYNIGRNMSFKVIVPL